From the genome of Calliopsis andreniformis isolate RMS-2024a unplaced genomic scaffold, iyCalAndr_principal scaffold0022, whole genome shotgun sequence:
ACAGTTAGAGTAACAAGGAACACGTGACGGATCCCTGAACCGGATTATAGTCCGAAGAACGAATTCAAATCGTTTACATTCGCTTAATTCCCTAATGGACAATCCTAGAGGATCCTCCATTATCCAATTCCATCGACAGACGTCACAAAAGCAGAGAAAGAGAAGTCTAATGGTTGAGGAGCGTCAATGGCCAATTCCGAAGGCATCAATGGGAATTGAGTAACAAGGGACACGGTGTATACCTCTTCATTTCTTAATTTTCAAATGCTAAAACAATTCGCAAATTTcttcatttatatatttatttacaaaTGTTACAATCATAGTTACAATTATTGTCCCAGAAGTTTCGTGAAAAACATTGCTTTTAATGTATATATTATAGAAATttgtacatgtatgtatatattacgGAGAATAAGTTGATTTTCttctaaattaaaaataacaattttCTTGATTACAGTACtatttcattgtaaattattataactgagagccagactaatctAAGTCCATGTTTttccaaattcaattttatacagCATCTAAGTGTTCtcgtttaattttattaaaataataggaATGTATTCTAGTAAAAGAGATTTACTAATATAAACTGTTTCAAATACTAGCAAtggtaaaataaattattttaaagacTATGTTCAAAAATGGGTGATTTATTTTTCTGAGATtccgaaaaataacaaaaaagcacTTAAGTCAGATTGGCTCTTAGGTACAGAATTATTCGTTGCATTGTAATTATATGTAATAAATGGTTCAATTATTTACTTCCCATTAATGGAACATTTGGTGTCATTCTATTGAGTGTGTAATTAAGTAAATGAAGATTCCTCAATAATTTAGTGATCCTTGTATAATGTCTCTGAGTATAGGGAATTAGAGATTCTATTACCGTGTTTGATTCTGTTGTAGATATTTCTTCTTCCATTTTCATCATTAAAGCATTTATGATAACCTTTTaaacaaaaagaaacaaaattgttacttataaaaaataattatattgttaattataaatagtaaataattagttataaataatagaagtattcttttgaaaatttttcaattttgttttttaacCCCATTAATAGAAACGAGTTATTTTATCGAAATAATTGGTCTTTAATAAAATACTCAGGTAATAATCACcctgtaataacaataaaaaaagtAATCTGCATAATTATGTTACCTGGGCAACGTGGCAATTTTTACTATTAGTATTCCAGGCAATGGCACATCTAAGTAATTCTTCTTTATAAGTAGGTTTGAGTTCGTCAAGGCAGTGCTTGAGGTGAACTGTGCCTTTGTTCAATATATctagttaaaaaaaattaaaatatgtggATATGTAGATTGGTATTATACAACAGATGTATTATTCTTTTGAGGGAgaaattttgttttaaattcttttaagaataaatttattttaaatttttcaattaaataatagaatattttgtaaatatatttattacctCTACGAGTTTTCATTGTACCTTTTCTAATTTAAGAAAAACTAGACGCACACACATCTACCAATCTCCTTCTTATTAACTTTTgaacttaaaataaaattttcttaaaGGGCCTAGTCGAATAAGGTCAAAATATCCCCTAAACCAAATTCGACTTGTGATGAGTCATTCAGTAGCTTATCACAAAAAACAAGTTCgtgtcaattttcaaccctctatcttaacTTGGGGAGTAGTAATGTAGGTAAATAGAAAATCACGTTTTTTGGAAATTACTCGTACCttattgtttaaaaaattcGGCATAATAATCACATTTTTAAGTTCCTGTTTGATTGTTTGTTACTTATTTGTGGAAAAGGTATTATTAAGTGTCATTGGCTGAAAGTGTATTAGTAAATCTAGAGTAAAATAATCCTTGCAGCTGTTTTCGTTATATACTGAAACTGTGGAAATTTAaatctttaatttaaaagaacACTAGAAATCACAGCAAAATACACAATTTCAGTTGTAATTCATTCATAATTTATGTGATAAGAATTTAAGGGATAATACATATGACAAGAAAAGCAGAATCGTGAAATGCACTCTAGAATTATTTTTATAGATATTAcagattaaaatattttgaaatgttcTCAAAAAACATTTAAAGGTAAATGTTGATCATTATTACAGGGttggaaattaaaaaaaatatataataagtataaaaaaatgttgagcGCAAAGAGGGGCTCGAAGCTGTGGTCAAGAAATATTCAGCAGTTTAACAGGCGGACACTCTGTTGTTGCGACATTGACGCTGGTCGGAATATAGCATCGACATTTCGAAATATAACGTGCACGGCATAGCTTTCATCGGACGAGTTTATTTACCTTCTGTAATTCTTATGTTATTTTCCTGAGTGTAAAAGCATTGAACATTGCACAAAATACTTGTCTTTTaaagaatattcgaaaatttgatgtACATGTTACTCTGACGTGAAAGAAACGACGGAAACTTCAGTTTTTGactttttttactatttttaccaaaccgaaaaattggaaaaaaatCAAGGATACTAGTAACAATAATATGTATTTAGTATAAACATATGATTGTAGTTCCGTAATTTCTTCAATGCGAAATCTACATTTTTGGCATTTTTTGCGTTTTTTTTCACGGTTTCAATGATCGATTTAAAAATCTCAAACAATTCTACAACATGTATCTTGGTATCTGCAATATCTCTGATTTTTTGccgaattttttattcaataagATACAAGTAATTTCCAAAAAACGTAATTTTCTTTTTACCCCCATTACTACCCCCCAGGTTGAgacagagggttgaaaattgacaaAAACTAGTTTTTTGTAATAAGCTACCATATGATTCATCGCAAGTCGAATTTGGTTTGGGGGCACTTTTGACCTCCTTATTCGGCTAGGTCCTTTAAATTTTTTAACTTAAATAGCACTTACTTTCTGTAATTTTGAGAACTTGCAAAGGTCTTTTCAATTTCAAAGCCAGATTCAATGCAGAAAGTAGGTCATTCGACTTAAGTAAATTCGATAATTCTTGCTCTTCAAGAGCAAGTTGTTCCATCTCCATCGCTGCTTTTCGTTTTCTTTCTTCGGTAACATCCCTCCAAAAAATTAAGGCTGAATCACTTCCACCACTGATAATGGATTTTTCATCTTTGCTgactaaaatacaacaaaattacaatataaactggaatataaaaaataataatttgggAGTTTCTTCGAGCGATAAAAGAAATCGCCAACAAAAATCCCATTTTAATGGAGTTTTGCTACAATTTCATTGTCATAACTTTGCTAAAATTCCTAGAAATTTGTTTCAAAAAAAgcaaataaaaaagtttcatcCTCTACTTTTTATTGAAAGAACTTTGttaaaagaattaaaattatCTACTTCTTGATCTGCTTAACTTTCGGTGTTATTTTGGTTCTGTGTCtgtatttatacatatttatataatttaccAGCGAGTGTCCAAATTCGATTACTATGTTGTTCTAACGTGCATACACACTCAGACGTTTTAATATTCCAAAGCTTCAAAAGTCCATCTCCACTTGCTGTTATCAATTGCATACCGCGAGACAGAAATTCTGCTTTTAAAATTGATGATTCGTGGCCTTCTATTGTCTAAAAGtcaatttaaatgaaattattaaaaGGCTATTATTAAGAGCCTACTATTTGTGTCTCTTGAAATAAGCCTCATAAAAAGCATTGTTTTTAGAAGCGTGATTTTATTTACTGATATGattagtaaaaataaaaattgcagAAAAATTCGCAGTCTATTGATATAATTCACCTTTAGACAATTTAATTCTGCCAGTGACCAAATTTTCATGGTACAATCTGCTGAAGTTGTTAATAGAACTTGGTCTATTGGAGAAAATCGAACGCACCAGACGCCCCTTCTGTGGCCGCGAAATACGCCTAGTAATTGGAGATCACTCGTTGACCATAACTACAATTTTACATACAAATTTAGAGTACTATataaagatactatataaagtaCTCTATATATTATAAACTATTCCATATATAAATTACTATATAATATAAGAGAATCAATATTTGATCTTGACCGTTATGTGTTCAACGAAAAAAGATTGTTATTGGTGCGacgttacattgtataaaaaataTGATTAGCAAGGAACAATTTTGCTACTTAATAATCCGATGTTTCGATCTACACTTAGACCATTTTCAAGGAAGAACGTAAAATACACTGCTTCTGCAAAAGGAAACTAAGAAAGTTAATGAGACATTGTTGTTTAAATGTATCACGTATATTCTTATATAAATCGTGGAAAACTTACATGTTTCCAAATTAAAAAGTTGTTATAACGAATTTACATTACGTGTGAGACACGGGGAGAATTCAACGGGGAGACGAGAAGACAATGTTGGTCTAGCCAGAAGCTAGAATAAGTGTCAATCTCTAAATTACCGTTTCAACTAGTGTTTTATAAGCGTTATGCGGATGATATTATCACGACCATTGACCCAAAATGTCTAGATATTTTACTTAACACCTATAATCATTTTTATGAACGATTTCAGTTTATCCATGAGGTAGAGACTTCTTCCAGTTTAAGTTTTCTGGACGTCACAGTTATTAGATCCACAAAAGGATTAAACAAATTAGTTCCATAAAAGTTGGTCTGGCCATTATATTAACTTTCTTTTCTGCACATTCTTTACAACATAAGGTTCGGCGAGTCAAAGGGCTTGTAAATAGAGTAGTTTTACTGTCTGATCTAGAATTTAAAAGGGACAATTTACAGGTAATTAAAGATACATTGGTAAAGAACAACTAACCATTAGAATTCATCAAGGGTTTAATCAAAGACAGGGTTTTTGAACTGTACCATCCAATACAGGTTAAAAACAAGAAAGATGAAATAGCTAATTTAAGGGGATCAATCAGTTATCCCTTTTATTAATAACATCTTTTTAGATATCAAGAGGATTTTTAAAAAGACAGAAATACACACAATCTTTTCCATTTCCTCTATCCCCCAACAActttttttaccgattacatacaaaatacctCAGTTACAATGATCTAACATTATTCATTCCATCTCTTGTAAAGGGTGCAGTTTATTATATGTAGGCCAAACATCTAGACGTTTATCAAAAAGAATCTATGAGCATAAAAAAAAACATCTATTTGCAACTTCTGTCTCATACAGCATTGACTAAACATTCAATTGAATTTAACCATGTGTTTGATTTTGATAAGGTCAAAATACTTAATAGAAAAACATTTCTTAGAAAAAGAATCATTTTGAAAACGCTTTATATGATTAAATCGGACAATGTGAACATAAGGTATGAACAACCTACAGTTCATCATTTTTATACCGCATTATTGAAAAGATGATCGGTTATGATGAAGCTTCCATTACAACATCTTTATTTTTCTTGATTCTTTAGATCTTATTGTCCATTTTAACATAATTAGTAATTTCTGGCTTTTATGACCATTTTCATTGGATGTTGCAATTAAATTTGGATTACCATATAATGGTAAAAAAAGTAGCTACTTGTGATCGTATAACAGACTGTAAAATGGCTCTATATATTACTGACGGTACATATGCTCTTCTTCTCAATATTATACACACACTCTAGATATGTTTGTTTTCGTTTGCGGCTAGAAGATCTTCAGTCACCGTTTAACAGGTACACGTGTTTTAACAAGTGTAGTTAAATTCCAGTGACTTCCAACTCTACCAATATTGTCTTCTCGTCTCCCTATTAAATTCCTTTCTTTTTATCTGTCACGCATAATGTAAATTCATTATAACAACTTTATAATTTGGGAACGTGAGTTTTCCGCGATTTATATAACCATATACGTGATACAATTAAACAACAGTGTCTCATCAACTTTCTTGATTTTCTTTTACAGAAGCAGTGTATTTTACGTTCTTTCAAGCATGGATCGAAACGTTGGATTATTAACTAGCAAAATTGTTCCTTGCTAATCATATTTTTTATAGACATCGCACCAGTAACACAATCTTTTTTCATTGAATATAAGAGAATAGAACTTCTATATAACTTCTATATAACTATAGAACTTCTGTTAATCATTAATTATTTGTATGTGGTCCTAATGATCTTTAACTGGACCATTTAAATAGAATTCGTTCAAATTGAATTTTTGTTGCGAGACGTTTTGTTATCTCATATGTAGGTCTATTTAGTGCATTATTTGAAATATCGTTTATGATATAggattttaaaattattcagaatgttaagatattttagaattttgtaTAGAATTTTAAAACTCTTGTAAATGTATTTAATTAACTAcaagaaaaattataaaaagtttttatttttgttcctacgagtaaagaaaaagaaaagaaagagaacAAGAAAGATTATAATTTATCATCTTTTACCTTAGCTGTTTTATCTTGCGAACCAGTGGCAATTAATTTATCGTTTGGTGAAATGGTTACACTATTAATATCTTTCTCGTGAGCCATTGTCGTGTGGACAACGCTTAAAGAACATTTGTCTGTAATTATTAAACGTTTATTAGTATATAATTGCTAATTATTGATAACAATAAAACTATCTTTAAAAAtagtaatttaataatatataatCATTCACGAATTGCTACATTTTTACCATTGACCGTAATATCTTCTGGTAAATTCCATAATTTGAGACACGAATCTTGACTAACAGAAACACAAAATTTGGAAGACATTCTAGATATTGCTATTGAGCCAACAGAAGCGTTATGTCTTACTGCAGAAGCAATACAAGAAACTTTTGCTGTTACTTTATCCATGAACCACAGACGAATACTATTGTCCTGTAAaataatattgtatattaatatattaaaaatagtaaataattaatagtaaaagatagaaataattaattcttaaaatattttattttatgtactgTGTAAATGTtaagaaacaaaaaataaataattaataaggaataatattattaatagtgGATTAATATCCTAATATTTATTAATGTAAACATACCTTTGAGGAAGATAAGAGAAGATAAACATTAACAGgtgtagtagccaaagccagaacaaTATCAGTGTGTCCACGCAGCAATTGGCAAGCCATAATTTTAGAATCATATAATTTTATATCACAGCTATTAGTAGCAACTGCCATATGACTTTCTTCTTCTCCAAAATACACAATATCTAAAATTTCGTCGCTGTAGCCTACAAACTATAAAAAATAATCATTTTTTATGTTATAAAAACTATTAACTGCgacattaaaaaaatatatatatatatatatacatactcaTTTTAACTTTTAAAAGCGGTCCATAATCTTATTATTTTTTACACGCTCTGAATCAGCATTTTACGCAGTACAAGATAGCTTACAATTAAATTAGCTATAACTATAACTAATTTAGCTACAACTAAAAAACTAAATGTTTTTGGACGTAGAGTATTCGAACGATTTCACAAGTTTGGAAAAGTTGATTGCAACTAATATTCATTCTTTATATTTGtcttaaattaatattatatttttaaatgaatcatataataattacaattatatttcTAATAAATGACTGCTTCATCTCTGTCCAAATGTCTTTTGTCAATCTAAAATTCTGAAATCATTCGAATACTTACGAGTGTATATTCACATGAATTTTTTTGTTGTGTTCCTGTCTAGAATCTACTCTCCAAAAATGTCTTATATTTTCTAATACACGTTGCATAATGTATataaaatttggaaaatttacaatatacatatacatacctgTTTTATGGACTTAAAAGTTTCCAAAGAATGGATAATGATATTATGGTCAGCAGTGACCACAATAAAATTATTGTTAGTGCTGTTGTATATCAAATGTGTAATTGAACTATTTTCCTTATGTTCTTTAGGTTCTGTTTCCAATTTGTCAGAATTCTTTGAGGGATATATTTCCTGGCTAGTTATCATATCCCAGATTTTTACGATACCTACAACCAATCAGTTTCTTTTATTTAGATGTAATATTACTTCTTGTTTTAATATCAAAAGCTTCAAAGTTTTTTTCATTTgtttcgaaataatcttaaattgtgACTTGGTCTGTTTTAATAAAAGCTTTTATAAAAAGTTAGGTTTTTAATGAAACCTTTTTCTCCTGCTGCAACAACGTAAATAGAATCCTCATTTTTATTGTGAACAGGAATATGTAACAATGTATTTGTAGGGATTATAAATGTGTCTTCTATTTCTTCATAAACTGGTAAAACACGTATTGATGTTTCGGAAATAATGTTCCATAGAATTAAAACTCTGTCCCTTCCTGAACTGTATAAAAAAATGATATATTAACAtatgaataattataaaaataataaaacaatataggaatataatgaaataatatatgaaaattacatcttttatgtacagggtgttcaatgATAGCTAACAAATAAACTAGTCACTTTATTGTTAGTCACACATTAAGATCAATATGAtagaaaattgtttaaaaaaacaATATTTCAAAAAATGAACAATTCAGGAAcaaagttatttctgttattctCGATTTCTCTGCGATTGTTATTTTTTTACATTTGATATGATTTCTTAAAATTCTGGCACTTATTATATAGAGTATTTTTATGTAAGAATTGTGTATAAAATTGTATTACCTGATTAAATAATCCTCCTTTTCGTGGAATGACAAAGAAGTAACTTCACTGAAATGCCCAGAAAGAATAATTTCTCTTTTACCTGATGACATATCCCAGCCATGAATTTTAAAATCATTGTCAGCAGCAAAGATAAATTCTTTTTTAGAACACGAATGAAAAGCCAGAACACtgaaaaaatattagaaattattatttattttatctctGATGAATCTACTTTcaacaaaattattattttgtaatttttgtaCATTTTGTAAGTTATATATGTTCTGTACATTTTGCAtattaaaatgattaaaaatttaTAGTTTAGGAATTATTGATAAATTAAATAAAGTAGACTACTAAATCAAATAATAtactaaatcaattaatttaattatatttatttgtatttaaataaTCTTATATTGAATGAAATTAAATTACAGGATACCTGATA
Proteins encoded in this window:
- the LOC143186889 gene encoding transducin beta-like protein 3; this encodes MVNIALKEVYEVAAKHEAFYTGGNVQWSTDGQYLFCQNHGTVSVLSVEKGIVICNLGMNYNDIDNDDPVNSFIVTSDYTNIITHHKSGLFKLWNWKDNKLITLWKSLHNGPVTCMTTNTNINTNNSNKMNLLLVSGGNNGSVRLWDLEHRICTQSLKGAQGIISVLAFHSCSKKEFIFAADNDFKIHGWDMSSGKREIILSGHFSEVTSLSFHEKEDYLISSGRDRVLILWNIISETSIRVLPVYEEIEDTFIIPTNTLLHIPVHNKNEDSIYVVAAGEKGIVKIWDMITSQEIYPSKNSDKLETEPKEHKENSSITHLIYNSTNNNFIVVTADHNIIIHSLETFKSIKQFVGYSDEILDIVYFGEEESHMAVATNSCDIKLYDSKIMACQLLRGHTDIVLALATTPVNVYLLLSSSKDNSIRLWFMDKVTAKVSCIASAVRHNASVGSIAISRMSSKFCVSVSQDSCLKLWNLPEDITVNDKCSLSVVHTTMAHEKDINSVTISPNDKLIATGSQDKTAKLWSTSDLQLLGVFRGHRRGVWCVRFSPIDQVLLTTSADCTMKIWSLAELNCLKTIEGHESSILKAEFLSRGMQLITASGDGLLKLWNIKTSECVCTLEQHSNRIWTLAVSKDEKSIISGGSDSALIFWRDVTEERKRKAAMEMEQLALEEQELSNLLKSNDLLSALNLALKLKRPLQVLKITENILNKGTVHLKHCLDELKPTYKEELLRCAIAWNTNSKNCHVAQVIINALMMKMEEEISTTESNTVIESLIPYTQRHYTRITKLLRNLHLLNYTLNRMTPNVPLMGSK